A DNA window from Patagioenas fasciata isolate bPatFas1 chromosome 1, bPatFas1.hap1, whole genome shotgun sequence contains the following coding sequences:
- the MTMR6 gene encoding phosphatidylinositol-3,5-bisphosphate 3-phosphatase MTMR6: MEHIRTTKVEQVKLLDRFSISNKSVTGTLYLTATHLLFIDSSQRETWILHHHIAVVEKLPLTTFGCPLVIQCKNFRIVHFVIPRERDCHDIYNSLLQLSRTAKYEELYAFSYNPKQKETERVKGWELIDLSKEYKRMGVPNANWQLSDANRDYKICETYPRELYVPVTASKPIIVGSSKFRSKGRFPVLSYYHKNKEAAICRCSQPLSGFSARCLEDEHMLQAISKANPSNRYMYVMDTRPKLNAIANRAAGKGYENEDNYSNIRFQFVGIENIHVMRSSLQKLLEVCGTKDLSVNDFLSGLESSGWLRHIKAVLDAAVFLVKAIAVESASVLVHCSDGWDRTSQVCSLGALLLDSYYRTIKGFMVLIEKDWISFGHKFSDRCCQLDGDPKEISPVFTQFLESVWNLTEQFPQAFEYNEAFLLQIHEHVHSCQFGNFLGNCQKEREELKVKEKTYSLWPFLLNEQKKYRNPLYNPDFSPELTLLEPNTASFNFKFWRNMYHQFDRSMHPRQSVLNLIMNMHEQNKQLEEDIKELEAKIKQRNGQLDAVPVKECLQSVPPALKTPPCFKKQQPLISVNDAVRTIEGSNTADNRYSEFVEEFSKAEPAVVSLEYGVARMTC, translated from the exons ATGGAGCACATCCGCACCACCAAG GTGGAACAAGTGAAATTGCTAGATAGGTTCAGCATAAGCAATAAGTCAGTGACGGGAACACTGTACCTCACAGCAACTCATCTGTTATTCATAGATTCAAGCCAGAGAGAAACTTGG ATATTACATCATCACATCGCTGTGGTGGAGAAGCTTCCTTTGACTACTTTTGGCTGCCCCCTTGTCATCCAGTGCAAGAACTTCAGGATAGTTCACTTTGTCATTCCCAGGGAGAGAGATTGTCATGACATTTATAACTCTTTGCTTCAGCTGTCAAGAACAG CAAAATATGAAGAACTATATGCCTTCTCCTACaatccaaaacaaaaagaaactgagcGAGTCAAAGGTTGGGAACTCATTGATCTGTCAAAAGAATATAAGAGAATGGGAGTGCCAAATGCTAACTGGCAGTTGTCCGATGCAAATCGTGATTATAAG ATTTGTGAAACCTATCCTAGAGAACTTTATGTTCCCGTAACTGCAAGCAAACCTATAATTGTTGGTAGCTCCAAGTTCAGAAGCAAAGGAAGATTCCCAGTTTTGTCGTATTATCATAAAAACAAAGAG GCTGCAATCTGCAGATGCAGTCAACCTCTCTCAGGTTTCAGTGCCAGGTGCCTGGAAGATGAACACATGTTGCAAGCCATCAGTAAAGCAAATCCTTCAAACCGCTACATGTATGTCATGGACACCAGGCCAAAG CTTAATGCAATTGCAAACAGAGCTGCTGGGAAGGGCTATGAGAATGAAGACAACTACTCTAACATTAGATTCCAGTTTGTTGGCATTGAGAATATTCATGTAATGAGATCCAGCTTGCAAAAACTTCTGGAAG TCTGTGGCACAAAGGATTTGTCTGTCAATGACTTTTTGTCTGGTTTGGAGAGTTCTGGATGGTTGCGTCATATCAAAGCTGTGTTGGATGCTGCTGTCTTCCTAGTTAAG GCAATAGCAGTTGAAAGTGCAAGCGTCTTGGTGCACTGCTCAGATGGCTGGGATAGGACTTCCCAAGTGTGTTCTCTTGGAGCTCTCTTACTAGATTCCTACTACAGAACAATCAAAGGATTCATG GTCTTGATAGAGAAAGACTGGATCTCTTTTGGGCACAAGTTCTCTGACAG GTGTTGTCAGTTGGATGGTGATCCAAAAGAGATCTCACCAGTGTTCACCCAGTTTTTAGAAAGTGTGTGGAATTTGACTGAACAGTTTCCACAAGCCTTTGAGTACAATGAAGCTTTCCTCCTTCAGATCCATGAACACGTCCATTCATGCCAGTTTGGTAACTTCCTTGGAAACTGCCAAAAAGAGCGAGAAGAACTAAA AGTGAAAGAGAAGACTTATTCCTTATGGCCGTTCCTTCTGAATGAACAAAAGAAATACCGTAATCCTCTGTATAATCCAGATTTTTCTCCAGAACTAACTCTTTTGGAGCCTAATACTGCATCATTCAATTTTAA GTTCTGGAGAAATATGTACCATCAGTTCGATCGAAGTATGCATCCCAGGCAATCTGTACTCAATCTTATAATGAACATGCATGAGCAAAATAAACAGCTGGAGGAAGACATTAAAGAACTGGAAGCT aaaataaagcagagaaaTGGACAGTTGGATGCAGTCCCTGTGAAAGAATGTCTGCAGTCTGTTCCTCCTGCACTGAAAACCCCTCCCTGCTTCAAAAAGCAGCAGCCACTGATCTCTGTGAACGATGCTGTAAGAACTATAGAGGGCAGCAACACAGCAGACAATCGCTACAGCGAATTCGTGGAAGAGTTCTCTAAAGCTGAGCCTGCTGTTGTCAGCTTGGAGTATGGAGTTGCCAGGATGACCTGCTAA